The Pseudomonas sp. SCA2728.1_7 DNA segment GTTCAGCGACTGGGCCTGGTCGATCCACTTCTGACGACGGCTGGCCGCGTCAACGATCCACTTGGTGTCCACTTCGAACGCGGTCGCGTAGAGCTCTTTGAGTTCCTGCGGGATGCGCTCGATCTGCTGAACCGAACCGTCGTAGTACTTCAGGTCGTTGATCATGACCGAGTCCCACAGACCGCGAGCCTTGAGGTCGCGAACCAGGTACGGGTTGATCACGGTGAATTCGCCCGACAGGTTCGATTTCACATAGAGGTTCTGGTAGGTCGGTTCGATCGACTGCGATACGCCAGTGATGTTGGCGATGGTCGCGGTCGGTGCGATGGCCATGATGTTCGAGTTACGAATGCCTTTCTGTACACGGGCGCGAACCGGTGCCCAGTCCAGGGTTTCGTTCAGGTCGACATCGATGTACTTCTGGCCGCGTTGCTCGATCAGGATCTGTTGCGAATCCAGCGGCAGGATGCCTTTGGACCACAGCGAACCCTGGAACGTCTCGTACGCGCCACGCTCGTCAGCCAGGTCGCAGGAAGCCTGGATCGCGTAGTAGCTGACCGCTTCCATCGACTTGTCGGCGAACTCGACGGCAGCGTCGGAACCGTAAGGGATGTGCTGCAGGTACAAAGCGTCCTGGAAGCCCATGATGCCCAGACCGACCGGACGGTGCTTGAAGTTGGAGTTCTTCGCTTGTGGCACCGAGTAGTAGTTGATGTCGATAACGTTATCGAGCATGCGAACAGCGGTGTTCACGGTGCGTTCCAGCTTGGCGGTGTCCAGCTTGCCGTTGACGATGTGGTTCGGCAGGTTGATCGAGCCCAGGTTGCAAACGGCGATCTCGTCCTTGTTGGTGTTCAAGGTGATCTCGGTGCACAGGTTCGAGCTGTGAACCACGCCGACGTGCTGCTGCGGGCTGCGCAGGTTGCACGGGTCTTTGAAAGTCAGCCATGGGTGGCCGGTTTCAAACAGCATGGAGAGCATTTTGCGCCACAGGTCTTTGGCCTGGATGGTCTTGAACAGTTTGACCTTGCCTGGGTATTCGGTCAGGGCTTCGTAGTACTCGTAGCGCTCTTCGAAGGCTTTACCGGTCAGGTCGTGCAGGTCCGGCACTTCGGATGGCGAGAACAGGGTCCACTTGCCGTCATCGAAGACACGCTTCATGAACAGGTCAGGGATCCAGTTGGCGGTGTTCATGTCGTGGGTACGACGACGATCATCACCGGTGTTCTTGCGGAGTTCGATGAACTCTTCGATGTCCATGTGCCAGGTTTCCAGGTAAGCGCAGACAGCGCCTTTGCGCTTGCCACCCTGGTTAACGGCTACCGCGGTGTCGTTCACTACCTTGAGGAACGGAACCACGCCTTGCGACTTGCCGTTGGTGCCCTTGATGTACGAACCCAGTGCACGCACCGGCGTCCAGTCGTTGCCCAGGCCGCCAGCAAATTTCGACAACATGGCGTTATCGTGGATCGCGTGATAGATGCCCGACAGGTCATCCGGCACGGTGGTCAGGTAGCAGCTCGACAGCTGTGGACGCAGGGTACCGGCGTTGAACAGGGTCGGGGTCGACGACATGTAGTCGAAGGACGACAGCAGGTTGTAGAACTCGATCGCACGGTCTTCTTTGTGCTTCTCTTCGATCGCCAGGCCCATGGCCACGCGCATGAAGAAGATCTGCGGCAGTTCGAAACGAATACCATCCTTGTGGATGAAGTAACGGTCGTACAGGGTTTGCAGGCCCAGGTAGGTGAATTGCTGATCACGCTCGTGGTTGATCGCCTTGCCCAGTTTTTCCAGGTCGAAGGAGGCCAGCACAGGGTTCAGCAGTTCGAACTCGATACCTTTGGCGATGTAGGCCGGCAGAGCCTTGGCGTACAGGTCGACCATTTCGTGGTGAGTGGCGCTTTCGGCCACACCGAGGAAACCCAGACCTTCGGCACGCAGGGTGTCCATCAGCAGGCGGGCGGTCACGAACGAGTAGTTCGGCTCACGCTCAACCAGGGTACGAGCGGTCATCACCAGGGCGGTGTTGACGTCGGTCAGGGCCACGCCGTCGTAGAGGTTTTTCAGGGTTTCGCGCTGGATCAGGTCGCCGTCGACTTCTTCCAGACCTTCGCAGGCTTCGGTGACGATGGTGTTCAGACGACCCATGTCCAGCGGCGCCAGGCTGCCGTCAGCACGGGTGATGCGGATCGACGGGTGAGCGTTGACCGCTTCTTCGGCCGGCGCGTGGGCAGCGCGTTCTTTCGAACGACCGTCACGGTAGATCACGTAGTCGCGCGCAACTTTCTGCTCGCCGGCACGCATCAGGGCCAGTTCGACCTGGTCCTGGATTTCTTCGATGTGGATGGTGCCACCCGACGGCATACGACGCTTGAAGGTGGCGGTGACCTGTTCGGTCAGGCGCGCAACAGTGTCGTGGATTCGCGACGAAGCGGCAGCGGTGCCGCCTTCAACTGCGAGGAACGCTTTGGTGATAGCGACGGTGATCTTGTCATCGGTGTAAGGAACGACAGTGCCATTACGCTTGATCACGCGCAGTTGGCCAGGCGCGGTGGCTGCCAGATCCGAATTCGAATCAGCGGCCTGCGGCAAGGTGCCCTGCGGGTTCTCGCGAGTTGTGTCGGTTTGCATGGGGGGTGGTCTCCACATTCTCTATGTTTGTTTGGCACCGTCATGGTGCTCACCGTTCTGTACCGAAGCACTGCAACCGACAAGCGTCGGCGTAACAACTTCGGAACAGTAGGAAAAAGGCTTGTAACGCCGCATCCTTGCCGAAGTCTTTGGCGCCGAACCAAGGCTCGAGCCAAACTCCTTCCAGGGTGACAGTAATGACTGCAACACCCGTACCGTTCCGGTCGTTTCCGGCCTAAAAAACGGTGCCATCCGCAAGTGCGGTTTGGGCTTTGAAAAACTTGCTTGGTTCAACCGGAAACTGGCAATAAAGCACTTGAGTTTCAGGCCCTAAATGTGGTTGGGCGTTTGAGCGTAAAACCCTATATGTAGGGTCTCTCCTTGCGCCGTGCTACAAGATAATGCGTTTCAAGGGTGCTTGCAACGTACTAGCTGTGGATAAACCTGTGCGTAAATTGTGTAAGAAATCCGGAATTCGCGTGTAGGCCGCGAACCTGCTGAGCTAGACCGTCTGTCACTGTTTTTTCACCGAGAAAAACGCTTCAGCGGATTTTTAAGGGCGCGAACCCTATCACAAAAAACCGCCTTGTCCGAACGCATTTACCGACTTGTGTTCTGGCGGTACGCCGTTTATACATCGGCCCATGCGCAGGCATTGTTATCCTCCAGAAACATGACAAAAGGACGGGAGGATCCAAAACTGTGGGAGCGAGCCTGCTCGCGAATGCGCTATGTCAGATGACTCAGATGTTGGCTGACAGGATGCCTTCGCGAGCAGGCTCGCTCCCACAGGGAATTGTGTTGGGTCAGATGTTCTTCCTTTATTAATAACAATAGAAAGCAGAGGTCATCGGTGGAGCAACAAGCCTTTCAGGTATTGATCGTCGAGGATGACCAGCGACTGGCCGAACTGACGCGCGACTACCTGCAAGCCAATGGACTGCGCGTGGACATCGAAGGCAACGGTGCGCTGGCGGCGGCACGGATCATCAAGGAGCAGCCGGATCTGGTGATCCTTGACCTGATGCTGCCCGGCGAAGATGGCCTGAGCATTTGCCGTAAGGTGCGCAATCATTTCGATGGGCCGATTCTGATGCTCACCGCGCGCACCGACGATGCCGATCAGATCCAGGGGCTCGACCTCGGTGCCGACGATTACGTGTGCAAACCGGTGCGCCCGCGTCTGTTGCTGGCGCGCATCCAGGCGTTGCTGCGACGTAGCGACACACCTGAACCGGTCGCCGAAAAATCCCGTCGTCTGCAATTTGGTCCGTTGGTGGTCGACGACGCCTTGCGCGAGGCGTGGCTGAGTGACAATGGCATCGAACTGACCAGCGCCGAGTTCGATCTGTTATGGCTGCTGGTGTCCAACGCCGGGCGCATTCTGTCCCGCGAAGAAATCTTCACCGCCCTGCGCGGCATCGGCTATGACGGCCAGGACCGCTCGATCGATGTGCGCATTTCGCGCATTCGCCCGAAAATCGGTGACGACCCCGACCATCCACGCCTGATCAAGACCATTCGCAGCAAAGGCTACCTGTTCGTCCCCGAAGCCTGCGTAGATCTGCCGCTGTGAATTCGATCTTCCTGCGCATCTACGGCGGCATGTGCGCAGCGATCATTCTGGTGGCGGTGCTCGGGGTGCTGGCGCTGAACCTGCTCAACCAGGTGCGCAGCGAGCAGTACCGCGAACGTCTGGCCCACGGCACGTTCTCGCTGATGGCCGGCAACCTGCAGCCGATGAACGAAACCGAGCGTCATCGCGCGTTGCTGGTGTGGGAGCGTTTACTGGGGATTCCGCTGGCGCTGAAGAAATTTGCCGAAACCGACCTTGATCTGACCCAGCGCACCCGCGTGCAGCGTGGTCAGGCGTTGGTCGAGCAGACCGGACCGCACGCGGCGAAGGTCTATCGAATGGTCAGCGACAAAGAGCAACTGGTGCTGGTGGGGGAAGTGCAGCAGATCAGCGAACAACTGGCTCGCGCGACTATTTACCTGTTGGCCGATGAGCTGGTGCGCGTACCGGTCGGCGAGCAACCCAAGCGCCTCGCGCAGATAAAGGAAGAGAAAGGCTTCGGCTTTGATCTGCGCCTGGTCACGGTGAATGACGCCGACATGGACGAAGACCAGAGCCGCCGCGTGGCCGAAGGCGATACGGTAATGGCGCTGGGCAAGGGCGGCGATTCGATTCGCGTGTTTGCCGGCATGGTCGGCACGCCGTGGGTGCTGGAGATCGGCCCGCTGTATCAGATGAACCCGTACCCGCCGGAATGGCTGGTGCTGATTGCGGCACTTGGTCTGAGCCTGATCGGCCTTATCGTTTATCTGTTGGTGCGTCAGCTCGAACGCCGTTTGCGCGGCCTCGAAGCAGCGGCCACGCGGATTGCCAAGGGCAGCCTGGAAACCCGTGTGCCGGCGCGCGGTGCCGACTCGGTGGGGCGTCTGGCGTCGGCGTTCAACGGCATGGCCGAGCACTTGCAACAGTTGCTGGCGATCCAGCGCGAACTGGTGCGCGCGGTGTCCCATGAATTACGCACGCCGGTGGCACGCCTGCGTTTCGGTCTGGAAATGATCGGCTCGGCGACCACGCCGCAAGCGCTGGAGAAGTACCGCGAAGGCATGGATCACGACATCGAAGACCTCGATAAGCTGGTCGATGAAATGCTCACCTATGCGCGACTGGAGCAAGGTTCGCCGGCGCTGACCTTCCAGCGCATCGATCTGGATGCGCTGGTCAATCAGGTAATTGAAGAGCTGGCGCCGTTGCGCGCCGAGGTCACCGTGCAGCGGGGTTTGTGCCTGTCTGCTGCGGACAACGATGATGCCTGGGTCGAAGCCGAGCCACGCTATCTGCATCGAGCGCTGCAGAATCTGGTGAGCAACGCGATGCGCCATGCACGTTCGAACGTGACGGTGAGTTATCAGGTCGGGCAATTGCGCTGCCGCGTGGATGTCGAAGATGACGGGCCGGGCGTGCCGGAAGTGGCGTGGGAGCGGATTTTTACACCGTTTCTACGTCTGGACGACAGCCGCACACGGGCGTCGGGCGGGCATGGTCTGGGGTTGTCGATTGTGCGACGGATCATTCACTGGCATGACGGCCGGGCGATCATTGGCAAGAGCAAGAGTCTGGGCGGGGCTTGTTTTAGCCTGAGTTGGCCGAGGAATCAGGAACGCCGTTGAGATGTGTGGTGGCGGGTCTGGCCTCATCGCGAGCAGGCTCACTCCTACAGGGGAACGCATTTCAAATGTAGGCCTTCGCCTGCTCGCGATAGGGTCAGTGCCCGCAACACAAATCTTCAGGCCTGAATGCTGACCAGGCTCAACAACTGTCCATCCTGCACCCCGAACTGCGCGTCCAGTTCAGTGCCGTTGCGCCATTCGGCAGACAAGTCCGTCAACAACCGCAACCGCACCTCACCCGCCTCAGTCCACTCCAGCACTTCAGCATGCTCGAAATAAAAGCGCTGCTGCACAATCGGATACAGCGCCTTGAACAGACTCTCCTTCACCGAAAAGGTCAGCGTCACCCACAACGCCAACTGATCCCGCGAAGCGGCCGTCATGCGTTGCATTTCAGGCGGCGTCAGAATCTCCGCAGCCAGGCGCTCGGCGCGTTTGGTGTTGAGCAGGTTTTCCAGATCCATGCCCAAACCGCGCCAGTGTTGCTTGTTGGCGACAATCGCTGCCGCACGGCCGGTGCTGTGGGTGATCGAGCCGCAGATATGCCCGGGCCAGATCGGCGCGCGGTCTTCACCAATCGCCGGCACCACGCTGCTGCCTTCCAATTGCTGCAACGCCGCCCGGGCGCAAATTCGCCCGGCTAGAAACTCAGCCTGACGCTTGGCCACCGAACGCTGAATGCTTGGCGGTGCAACGACGGCACTGCGCTGAAAGTCATCGCCGAGCAGTCGGGTCGGGTCGAAATGGGTGCTGAGCAGCACGGTGTCGGGCAACACCGTCGGCAACGGCCAGTGGCTGTCGAGTGCGGTGCAGCAGGAGGGCAGGGTGGGGGTGAGATTCATGGCGGGCATTTTGCCGGTTAGTCGGGCCGAGGTCGAGATAGCGGTGAAGCTATCGCGAGCAGGCTCACTCCTACAGGGGAACGCATTTCAATTGTAGGAGCGAGCCTGCTCGCGAAGGCCGCGCCGCGGTGTCGCTGATCAGCCAAAGATTTTCTGCAAGAACGCTTTCATGTCCGCCCAGGATTTTTCATCCGCTGCTTTGTTGTACCCGATGTCCGGGCCACCGTGCTCGCCATGGCTCAGGCGATCGGCATCCGGATTGGTAAATCCATGCTTGGCGCCATCAAGGCTGACAAATTTATAGTCAGCCCCGGCCTTGTCCATTTCCGCCTTGAACGCCGTGACGTTATCCGCCGTAACCATGCTGTCCAGCGCGCCGTGCTCGACCAGAATCTTCGCTTTCACACTGCCAGGCGTTGCTGGGGTCTTGGTCGCCAGCGCACCGTGGAAACTCACCACGCCCGCCAATGGCTCACCTTGCCGCGCCGCGTTCAGCACCACTGCACCGCCGAAGCAGTAACCGATGGCGGCAATTTTATTCACGTCGGTCTGCGGCTGTTTCTTCAACAAGTTCAGCCCTGCCTCGAAGCGCTTGCTGGAAGCCGCCGCATCCTGGGTCGCCGCCTGCATGAACGCCATCGCGTCTTTCGGGTGCTCGGTGTTCTTGCCTTCGCCGTACATATCAATGGCCAGGGCGCTGTAGCCGAGCCCGGCGAGATCGCGCGCGCGGCGCTTGGCGTAATCGTTCAGCCCCCACCATTCGTGCACAACGACGACGCCCGGACGCTTGCCTTTGATGGCGTCGTCATAGGCGTAGTAGCCGATCAGTTTCGTGCCGTCGGCGCTCTGATAGGGGATTTCTTCAGTCTTGATCGCAGCCTGAGCAAGGCTGCTGACAGCCAGCAAGGTGAGGGCGAGGAACAGGCGCATGGTCGGGTCTCCTGACAATAAAAGGTCAAAACAGCCTAGTTCATTTGGTTCAGGTCAGGTTCAGAGACGGTTCAGGGGCGGTACAGGGGAGGGTCAGTAACCTTGCGCCATACCCAAACAGCAACTGTGAAAGAGGAAATACCCATGACTTTTAACAAACTGTTGCTGGCATTGACCGTAATGAGCGCCAGTATCGCGGCCCAGGCCGATACCACTTCCAACTTCGCCGGCCTGTCCTTCGGCCAGACCAGCGACAAGATCGACAAGTCCCACGCACTCAACAACAACCTCGACCACCCGAACGCCACCGGCGCCATCGACGGTAACAACACCTACGGCGTGCGCCTCGGTCAGCAAAACAGCCAGGGCCGCTACTACGCCACCTACGACAACGTGTCGGGCTCGCACAATGGCATTAAACTGCGTCAGGAAAATCTGCTGGGCAGCTACGATCTGTTTTACCCGGTGGGCGGCAGCACCAAGCTGTTCGGCGGTGCCACGGCGGGTCTGACCAAGCTGACTCAGGATTCGCCAGGCTACAGCCGCGACAGTGACATCGGTTACGCCGTCGGCGGTCAGTTCGGTGTATTGCAGCAAGTCTCGCAGAACACCTCGGTCGAACTCGGTTACCGTTACCTGATGAGCAACGCCAGCACCGAGATGAAAGAGAGCGGTGGCAGCAAGCAAGGTTCGCTGGACTTGAACAGCAGCGCGCAGACTTACCTGTCGGCTAACTACAATTTCTAAGGAGTTGCCAGCAGGTTCAATGTGGGAGCGAGCCTGCTCGCGAAAGCGGTGAATCAGTCGATCAATTTATCGACTGACACACAGCCTTCGCGAGCAGGCTCGCTCCCACAGGTGTGTTTTTGGAGATTCTGGATTTACCCGGGAGAGCGTTATGAAACTGTTGGTCGTCGAAGATGAAGCGCTGTTGCGCCATCACCTGCAAACCCGCCTGACTGAAAGCGGTCATGTGGTCGAGTCCGTGGCCAATGCCGAAGAGGCGCTGTACCAGACCGGACAGTTCAACTTCGACCTGGCGGTGATTGATCTCGGCCTGCCGGGCATGGGCGGTCTCGACTTGATCCGCCAGTTGCGCGCGGGCGGCAAGACCTTCCCGATCCTGATCCTCACCGCGCGCGGCAACTGGCAGGACAAGGTCGAAGGCCTCGCCGCCGGCGCCGACGATTACGTGGTCAAGCCGTTCCAGTTCGAAGAACTCGATGCGCGCCTGAATGCCTTGCTGCGCCGCTCCAGCGGTTTCACCCAGTCGACCATCGTCGCCGGTCCGCTGCTGCTCGACCTCAATCGCAAACAGGCGACCCTTGACGAGCAACCGCTGGCGCTGACCGCCTACGAGTACCGCATCCTTGAATATCTCATGCGCCACCATCAACAAGTGGTGCCCAAGGATCGCTTGATGGAGCAGCTCTACCCGGACGACGACGAGCGCGACCCGAATGTCATCGAAGTGCTGGTCGGCCGTCTGCGCCGTAAACTCGAAGGCCCGGCCGGGTTCAAGCCGATTGATACCGTGCGCGGCCTCGGCTACCTGTTCAATGAGCGCTGCACTTGATTCGTTCCCTTCGCGTTCGCTTGATGCTCGCCGCCACCACGTTGGCGGTGTTGTTCATGCTCGCCTTGCTGCCGGCGATGCAAGGCGCGTTCAGCCTCGCGTTGCAGGACTCGATCGAGCAGCGCCTGGCTTCGGACGTCACTACGCTGATCTCGGCCGCACGCATCGAAAACGGTCGGCTGGTGATGCCCAATCAGTTGCCGGATGAGCGCTTCAATCTCACCGACTTCCGTTTGCTCGGCTACATCTACGACCGCGAAGGGCATCTGGTCTGGCGCTCGAAAGCCACCCAGGAAGAGCAGATCAACTACAAGCCGCGCTACGACGGACTCGGTAACGAGTTCGCGCGGATCCGTGAAACCAACGGGCAGGAATTCTTCGTCTACGACGTGGAAGTGAAATTGCTCGGTGGCAAAAGCGCGGCGTTCAGCATCGTCGCCCTGCAACCGGTGCGCGAGTACGAAACCACCCTTGAGGGGCTGCGCGAGAATCTCTATCTGGGCTTCGGCGCTGCGCTACTCGTACTGCTGGCGCTGTTGTGGATCGGCCTGACCTGGGGCCTCAAAGCCTTGCGCCGGCTCAGTCAGGAACTCGACGAAATCGAAGGCGGCACCCGTGAAAGCCTCACCGAGCAGCATCCGCGTGAGTTGCTGCGCCTGACCGGCTCGCTCAACCGTTTGCTGCACAGTGAACGCCAGCAACGTAGTCGTTATCGCGATTCTCTCGATGATCTGGCGCACAGCTTGAAAACGCCGTTGGCGGTACTGCAAGGGGTTAGCGAGGACATGGCCCAGCGTCCCGAAGAACGCGATCAAGCGTGGGTGCTGCAGAGTCAGATCGAACGCATGAGCCAGCAGATCAGCTACCAACTGCAACGGGCCAGCTTGCGCAAAAGCGGACTGGTGCGCCACCAGGT contains these protein-coding regions:
- a CDS encoding dienelactone hydrolase family protein; this encodes MRLFLALTLLAVSSLAQAAIKTEEIPYQSADGTKLIGYYAYDDAIKGKRPGVVVVHEWWGLNDYAKRRARDLAGLGYSALAIDMYGEGKNTEHPKDAMAFMQAATQDAAASSKRFEAGLNLLKKQPQTDVNKIAAIGYCFGGAVVLNAARQGEPLAGVVSFHGALATKTPATPGSVKAKILVEHGALDSMVTADNVTAFKAEMDKAGADYKFVSLDGAKHGFTNPDADRLSHGEHGGPDIGYNKAADEKSWADMKAFLQKIFG
- a CDS encoding ATP-binding protein translates to MIRSLRVRLMLAATTLAVLFMLALLPAMQGAFSLALQDSIEQRLASDVTTLISAARIENGRLVMPNQLPDERFNLTDFRLLGYIYDREGHLVWRSKATQEEQINYKPRYDGLGNEFARIRETNGQEFFVYDVEVKLLGGKSAAFSIVALQPVREYETTLEGLRENLYLGFGAALLVLLALLWIGLTWGLKALRRLSQELDEIEGGTRESLTEQHPRELLRLTGSLNRLLHSERQQRSRYRDSLDDLAHSLKTPLAVLQGVSEDMAQRPEERDQAWVLQSQIERMSQQISYQLQRASLRKSGLVRHQVRLQPVLKSLCDTLDKVYRDKHVRVAFDLPEHCYVPIEQGALLEMLGNLLENAYRLCLGEVRISVRETLAGIELCVEDDGPGVPPDQRARILERGERLDAQHPGQGIGLAVVKDIIESYNAKLALGDSPMGGAAFRIHFPAV
- a CDS encoding outer membrane beta-barrel protein, whose protein sequence is MTFNKLLLALTVMSASIAAQADTTSNFAGLSFGQTSDKIDKSHALNNNLDHPNATGAIDGNNTYGVRLGQQNSQGRYYATYDNVSGSHNGIKLRQENLLGSYDLFYPVGGSTKLFGGATAGLTKLTQDSPGYSRDSDIGYAVGGQFGVLQQVSQNTSVELGYRYLMSNASTEMKESGGSKQGSLDLNSSAQTYLSANYNF
- a CDS encoding ATP-binding protein, with the protein product MNSIFLRIYGGMCAAIILVAVLGVLALNLLNQVRSEQYRERLAHGTFSLMAGNLQPMNETERHRALLVWERLLGIPLALKKFAETDLDLTQRTRVQRGQALVEQTGPHAAKVYRMVSDKEQLVLVGEVQQISEQLARATIYLLADELVRVPVGEQPKRLAQIKEEKGFGFDLRLVTVNDADMDEDQSRRVAEGDTVMALGKGGDSIRVFAGMVGTPWVLEIGPLYQMNPYPPEWLVLIAALGLSLIGLIVYLLVRQLERRLRGLEAAATRIAKGSLETRVPARGADSVGRLASAFNGMAEHLQQLLAIQRELVRAVSHELRTPVARLRFGLEMIGSATTPQALEKYREGMDHDIEDLDKLVDEMLTYARLEQGSPALTFQRIDLDALVNQVIEELAPLRAEVTVQRGLCLSAADNDDAWVEAEPRYLHRALQNLVSNAMRHARSNVTVSYQVGQLRCRVDVEDDGPGVPEVAWERIFTPFLRLDDSRTRASGGHGLGLSIVRRIIHWHDGRAIIGKSKSLGGACFSLSWPRNQERR
- a CDS encoding response regulator transcription factor, translated to MKLLVVEDEALLRHHLQTRLTESGHVVESVANAEEALYQTGQFNFDLAVIDLGLPGMGGLDLIRQLRAGGKTFPILILTARGNWQDKVEGLAAGADDYVVKPFQFEELDARLNALLRRSSGFTQSTIVAGPLLLDLNRKQATLDEQPLALTAYEYRILEYLMRHHQQVVPKDRLMEQLYPDDDERDPNVIEVLVGRLRRKLEGPAGFKPIDTVRGLGYLFNERCT
- a CDS encoding 4'-phosphopantetheinyl transferase superfamily protein, with amino-acid sequence MNLTPTLPSCCTALDSHWPLPTVLPDTVLLSTHFDPTRLLGDDFQRSAVVAPPSIQRSVAKRQAEFLAGRICARAALQQLEGSSVVPAIGEDRAPIWPGHICGSITHSTGRAAAIVANKQHWRGLGMDLENLLNTKRAERLAAEILTPPEMQRMTAASRDQLALWVTLTFSVKESLFKALYPIVQQRFYFEHAEVLEWTEAGEVRLRLLTDLSAEWRNGTELDAQFGVQDGQLLSLVSIQA
- a CDS encoding ribonucleoside-diphosphate reductase subunit alpha, which codes for MQTDTTRENPQGTLPQAADSNSDLAATAPGQLRVIKRNGTVVPYTDDKITVAITKAFLAVEGGTAAASSRIHDTVARLTEQVTATFKRRMPSGGTIHIEEIQDQVELALMRAGEQKVARDYVIYRDGRSKERAAHAPAEEAVNAHPSIRITRADGSLAPLDMGRLNTIVTEACEGLEEVDGDLIQRETLKNLYDGVALTDVNTALVMTARTLVEREPNYSFVTARLLMDTLRAEGLGFLGVAESATHHEMVDLYAKALPAYIAKGIEFELLNPVLASFDLEKLGKAINHERDQQFTYLGLQTLYDRYFIHKDGIRFELPQIFFMRVAMGLAIEEKHKEDRAIEFYNLLSSFDYMSSTPTLFNAGTLRPQLSSCYLTTVPDDLSGIYHAIHDNAMLSKFAGGLGNDWTPVRALGSYIKGTNGKSQGVVPFLKVVNDTAVAVNQGGKRKGAVCAYLETWHMDIEEFIELRKNTGDDRRRTHDMNTANWIPDLFMKRVFDDGKWTLFSPSEVPDLHDLTGKAFEERYEYYEALTEYPGKVKLFKTIQAKDLWRKMLSMLFETGHPWLTFKDPCNLRSPQQHVGVVHSSNLCTEITLNTNKDEIAVCNLGSINLPNHIVNGKLDTAKLERTVNTAVRMLDNVIDINYYSVPQAKNSNFKHRPVGLGIMGFQDALYLQHIPYGSDAAVEFADKSMEAVSYYAIQASCDLADERGAYETFQGSLWSKGILPLDSQQILIEQRGQKYIDVDLNETLDWAPVRARVQKGIRNSNIMAIAPTATIANITGVSQSIEPTYQNLYVKSNLSGEFTVINPYLVRDLKARGLWDSVMINDLKYYDGSVQQIERIPQELKELYATAFEVDTKWIVDAASRRQKWIDQAQSLNLYIAGASGKKLDVTYRMAWYRGLKTTYYLRALAATSTEKSTISTSKLNAVSSGGNHGDDSVLAAPAGPAPVPKACAIDEPDCEACQ
- a CDS encoding response regulator; this encodes MEQQAFQVLIVEDDQRLAELTRDYLQANGLRVDIEGNGALAAARIIKEQPDLVILDLMLPGEDGLSICRKVRNHFDGPILMLTARTDDADQIQGLDLGADDYVCKPVRPRLLLARIQALLRRSDTPEPVAEKSRRLQFGPLVVDDALREAWLSDNGIELTSAEFDLLWLLVSNAGRILSREEIFTALRGIGYDGQDRSIDVRISRIRPKIGDDPDHPRLIKTIRSKGYLFVPEACVDLPL